A genomic region of Nitrospirota bacterium contains the following coding sequences:
- a CDS encoding O-antigen ligase family protein: MNEAVADTHNRVFSARAKRIEQVLVVTLGAFALSAFFSQTGINSFGLLSLLLLLILKMHTRFTRKDYLPRPLVIWTIIMLVNMAISAVIVSDNRLRGLVELKRQWAIFLGGLLVISPLSDQSRKKIIYVFIAGAVLAGIMGVFQHFGILLKHVDRSHAFAHPIHYAETLSFSGAIALMLLLIPNDVLPRNRKVTFLLLLTVLASFTGVLFSLTRGVWISLAAACPLILFLYRPRKALIFTLSALAVLLVIFVQSKELRTRATSIYTSLYTEGPYGSTGSRFVLWKASLLMFEGSPLVGEGVGDFDDDVNKLIAQKEIAPISVTCHAHNIFFQALATQGLVGLVILCVVLAQLFRWGMKMLKAGRPINGYLILLVTLLTVLEGLTEYNLGVSKFLAVFMFSLGLFGGYGVATPENPIRTEIRRG, from the coding sequence GTGAACGAAGCCGTTGCCGATACGCACAACCGCGTATTCAGCGCAAGAGCGAAAAGAATCGAACAGGTTCTGGTCGTGACGCTCGGCGCGTTCGCCCTCTCGGCGTTTTTCTCGCAGACGGGCATCAATTCCTTTGGATTGCTAAGTCTCCTCCTGCTTCTCATCCTGAAAATGCACACGAGGTTCACCCGGAAGGATTATCTGCCGAGGCCGCTGGTCATATGGACGATTATCATGCTTGTAAACATGGCGATAAGCGCGGTCATAGTATCGGACAACCGGCTCCGGGGGCTCGTCGAGCTGAAAAGGCAATGGGCCATCTTTCTTGGCGGACTTCTGGTAATCAGCCCTTTGAGCGACCAGAGCAGGAAAAAGATAATCTACGTTTTTATTGCAGGCGCGGTGCTGGCGGGCATCATGGGAGTTTTCCAGCACTTTGGCATCCTGTTGAAGCACGTTGACCGGTCCCACGCTTTTGCCCATCCCATCCATTACGCCGAAACCCTTTCCTTTTCCGGGGCCATTGCCCTCATGCTGTTGCTGATTCCGAACGACGTATTGCCCAGGAACAGGAAAGTGACTTTTCTGCTCCTGCTGACCGTACTGGCGTCTTTTACGGGTGTACTTTTTTCCTTGACCAGGGGGGTCTGGATATCGCTTGCAGCGGCGTGCCCGCTTATTCTCTTCCTCTACCGCCCTCGTAAGGCATTGATATTTACCCTCTCGGCCCTGGCCGTGCTTCTTGTCATTTTTGTCCAGAGCAAGGAGCTCCGGACCAGAGCGACTTCGATTTATACCTCTCTTTACACGGAAGGTCCATACGGAAGCACCGGAAGCCGATTCGTGCTCTGGAAGGCCTCCCTGCTGATGTTCGAAGGCTCGCCGCTCGTGGGCGAGGGGGTCGGGGATTTCGATGACGACGTAAACAAGCTTATCGCCCAGAAGGAAATCGCCCCTATCTCCGTGACCTGCCATGCCCATAACATCTTTTTTCAGGCATTGGCCACGCAGGGGCTGGTAGGGCTCGTCATTCTCTGCGTGGTCCTGGCGCAGTTGTTCAGATGGGGGATGAAAATGCTCAAGGCCGGTCGCCCGATAAACGGATATCTGATCCTCCTTGTCACCCTCTTGACCGTCCTGGAAGGATTAACGGAATATAACCTGGGTGTCAGCAAATTTCTGGCGGTATTCATGTTCAGCCTGGGCCTGTTTGGCGGCTACGGTGTCGCAACCCCGGAAAACCCCATACGTACAGAGATACGGAGAGGTTAA
- a CDS encoding HAD family hydrolase, giving the protein MTGNQAPPARVEGRRDRRAVFFDRDGTLCEDADYLSRWEDFKVLPDIASLKLLRDKHFKLIGITNQSGIARGIIKEEFVREVNRYFIDAHGFEDFYYCPHHQDEHCACRKPEPGMLLRAGVEHGVDLTRSYVVGDKEADMLLAKAVGAKGVLVLTGKQSGSPNAAFVARGLAEAVKYILSDI; this is encoded by the coding sequence ATGACGGGCAACCAGGCCCCCCCTGCCCGGGTCGAGGGGCGTCGCGACCGCCGGGCCGTTTTCTTTGACAGGGACGGCACCCTCTGCGAGGACGCGGATTACCTGAGCAGGTGGGAAGACTTTAAAGTACTTCCTGACATTGCATCTCTCAAGCTATTGAGAGATAAGCATTTTAAACTTATCGGCATTACGAACCAGTCAGGAATAGCCAGGGGCATAATCAAAGAGGAGTTCGTCAGGGAAGTCAACAGATATTTTATTGACGCACACGGATTCGAAGATTTTTACTACTGCCCCCACCATCAGGACGAACACTGCGCCTGCCGTAAGCCCGAGCCAGGCATGCTCCTGAGGGCCGGGGTGGAGCACGGGGTTGACCTCACGCGTTCCTACGTGGTGGGCGATAAGGAAGCGGACATGCTGCTTGCAAAGGCGGTGGGGGCCAAGGGCGTGCTGGTGCTTACGGGAAAGCAGAGCGGCTCCCCGAACGCGGCTTTTGTTGCACGAGGTCTTGCCGAAGCGGTAAAGTATATTCTCAGTGATATATAA